A single region of the Eulemur rufifrons isolate Redbay chromosome 8, OSU_ERuf_1, whole genome shotgun sequence genome encodes:
- the ST6GALNAC5 gene encoding alpha-N-acetylgalactosaminide alpha-2,6-sialyltransferase 5 isoform X2, whose translation MKTLMRHGLAVCLALTTMCTSLLLVYSSLGGQKERPPQQQQQQQAPATGSAQQAAESSPQPRPGAPAGPRPLDGYLGVADHKEDLQHLA comes from the exons ATGAAGACCTTGATG CGCCATGGTCTGGCTGTGTGTTTAGCGCTCACCACCATGTGCACCAGCTTGTTGCTCGTGTACAGCAGCCTTGGCGGCCAGAAGGAGCGGcccccgcagcagcagcagcagcagcaggcgcCGGCGACCGGCAGCGCGCAGCAGGCGGCGGAGAGCAGCCCCCAGCCGCGCCCCGGGGCCCCCGCGGGACCGCGGCCGCTGGACGGATACCTCGGCGTGGCGGACCACAAG